From a region of the Arthrobacter sp. OAP107 genome:
- a CDS encoding helix-turn-helix domain-containing protein: MNAPDWDVMVATCPSRTSLAKIANKWTAMIIIALSGGPLRFGELRHAVDGISGKVLADTLRDLERDGILERTAYDEMPPRVEYELTSLGQTLREPLTALGRWAEQHIEDVLSARDSYDRQTAPRPLGY; encoded by the coding sequence ATGAACGCACCCGACTGGGACGTCATGGTGGCCACCTGCCCGTCGCGGACTTCCCTGGCGAAAATCGCCAACAAGTGGACTGCCATGATTATCATCGCCCTGAGTGGCGGTCCGTTGAGGTTCGGCGAATTGCGTCACGCCGTGGACGGCATCAGCGGCAAGGTCCTGGCCGATACCCTGCGGGATCTGGAGCGCGATGGGATCCTAGAGCGGACGGCCTATGACGAAATGCCCCCACGCGTTGAATATGAACTGACCTCTCTGGGCCAAACGCTGCGAGAACCGTTGACGGCGCTGGGCCGCTGGGCCGAACAACACATCGAAGACGTGCTGTCAGCCCGGGATTCCTATGACCGCCAAACCGCCCCAAGGCCCTTGGGCTACTAG
- a CDS encoding amino acid permease, protein MSIQPPVTDSGHAHAPDQVLHAEDAGYQKGLKSRQIQMIAIGGAIGTGLFLGAGGRLAAAGPALFIAYAICGAFAFLILRALGELVLHRPSSGSFVSYAREFFGEKAAFTVGWFYWLVWAATTVADTTAAALYMSFFGRYVPWIAAVPQWSWALTALVLVLALNLVSVKVFGEMEFWFALIKVAALVVFLLVGIYFVVFGTATGGPVGFQLISDNGGIFPNGILPTILLMSGIIFAYGSIELVGTAAGETENPAKVMPKAINAVIARIAVFYVGSVVLLSLLLPYTAYEKGVSPFVTFFSSIGINGIDSIMNLVVLTAALSSLNAGLYSTGRILRSMAAAGSAPKFALRMNKAGVPYGGIAITAAVSFLGIPLNYIVPGDAFEIVLNIAAVGIIVAWAAIVLCQIQFQRWSRKGWTQRPSFRMPGAPFTGYLTIAFLAVVLVMILIDSPLTMVVTAIAVALMIAGWYACRGRIRQIAAAREVHTGAAPIVTHSTARQP, encoded by the coding sequence ATGTCGATTCAGCCGCCCGTCACAGACTCCGGGCACGCACACGCACCTGACCAAGTCCTGCACGCCGAGGATGCCGGCTACCAGAAAGGACTTAAATCCCGACAAATCCAGATGATCGCCATCGGGGGCGCGATCGGCACCGGCCTGTTCCTCGGCGCAGGTGGCCGCCTTGCCGCAGCCGGGCCAGCACTCTTCATCGCCTACGCAATCTGCGGAGCCTTCGCCTTCCTGATCCTGCGCGCCCTCGGTGAACTCGTACTGCACCGGCCGTCGTCGGGCTCGTTCGTCTCCTACGCCCGGGAATTCTTCGGGGAGAAGGCAGCGTTCACCGTGGGATGGTTCTACTGGCTGGTTTGGGCCGCGACGACGGTCGCCGACACGACCGCTGCCGCGCTCTACATGAGCTTCTTCGGCAGGTACGTCCCCTGGATCGCCGCTGTCCCGCAATGGAGCTGGGCCCTCACCGCCCTGGTGCTCGTCCTTGCCCTCAACCTTGTCTCCGTCAAGGTCTTCGGCGAGATGGAATTCTGGTTTGCCCTCATCAAGGTCGCCGCACTGGTCGTGTTCCTCCTCGTGGGCATCTATTTCGTCGTCTTCGGCACCGCTACCGGTGGCCCGGTCGGCTTCCAGCTCATCTCCGACAACGGCGGGATCTTCCCGAACGGCATCCTGCCGACGATCCTGCTCATGTCGGGAATCATCTTCGCCTACGGCTCAATTGAGCTCGTCGGCACCGCCGCCGGCGAGACCGAGAACCCGGCCAAGGTCATGCCTAAGGCGATCAACGCCGTAATCGCCCGCATCGCGGTCTTCTACGTGGGATCCGTCGTCTTGCTCTCACTGCTGCTGCCCTACACCGCCTACGAAAAGGGCGTGAGCCCGTTCGTGACGTTCTTCAGCTCAATCGGCATCAATGGCATCGACTCCATCATGAACCTCGTCGTGCTCACAGCCGCCCTGTCTTCACTCAACGCCGGGCTCTACTCAACCGGACGAATCCTTCGCTCGATGGCAGCCGCCGGCTCAGCGCCGAAATTCGCGCTCCGAATGAACAAGGCGGGCGTCCCCTACGGCGGCATTGCCATCACCGCAGCAGTCTCCTTCCTCGGCATCCCGCTGAACTACATCGTCCCCGGCGACGCGTTCGAGATCGTCCTCAACATCGCGGCTGTTGGCATCATCGTCGCGTGGGCCGCGATCGTCCTGTGCCAAATCCAGTTTCAGCGGTGGAGCAGGAAAGGTTGGACCCAGCGTCCCTCGTTCCGCATGCCCGGAGCCCCATTTACCGGCTATCTCACCATTGCCTTCCTCGCCGTGGTCCTTGTCATGATCCTTATCGACTCCCCGTTGACCATGGTCGTAACCGCAATCGCCGTCGCTCTCATGATCGCCGGCTGGTACGCATGCCGCGGGCGGATCCGCCAGATCGCCGCTGCACGCGAGGTCCACACCGGAGCTGCACCCATTGTCACCCACTCCACAGCCCGGCAGCCGTAA
- a CDS encoding nuclear transport factor 2 family protein yields MTDQTPDAIAGSYFDALGQGDVPSAMALLSPDVVWHQPGSNRFSGEHRGINGVGALLGGMMETSQGTFELAVTGPAMTNGEFAAVPVQFSGKRADASMDMSGVDLLTIRDGKIVEVRLFSADGQAEDAFWGQP; encoded by the coding sequence ATGACTGACCAGACACCCGATGCCATAGCCGGATCATACTTCGACGCCCTCGGCCAGGGCGATGTCCCCTCGGCAATGGCATTGCTCAGCCCCGACGTCGTCTGGCACCAGCCAGGCTCGAACCGCTTCTCCGGCGAACACAGGGGAATCAACGGTGTGGGGGCGCTGCTCGGCGGGATGATGGAGACAAGCCAGGGAACCTTCGAGCTCGCCGTCACCGGGCCTGCGATGACGAATGGCGAATTCGCCGCTGTGCCGGTGCAGTTCTCCGGCAAGCGCGCGGATGCATCGATGGACATGTCCGGCGTCGATCTCCTCACGATCCGTGATGGAAAGATCGTGGAGGTCAGGCTCTTCTCGGCGGACGGACAGGCGGAGGACGCCTTCTGGGGTCAGCCCTAG
- a CDS encoding RidA family protein: MAESVTSTPLYERAVRVGDLLFVSGQLPIGDGGLLYPGRVGQEVTVEQAREAAVLAASRCLDVIRDELGSLDAVKRIVRIGGYVSAGEGFVDAPAVVDGASRLALDVLGEKGHHARLAMGVASLPLGACVEIEMTVQC; encoded by the coding sequence ATGGCTGAGTCCGTTACGTCCACACCGCTCTATGAACGCGCGGTCCGTGTGGGGGATCTGCTCTTTGTCTCCGGCCAACTCCCTATCGGAGATGGTGGGTTGCTCTATCCCGGGCGCGTGGGCCAGGAAGTTACCGTCGAGCAGGCGCGTGAGGCTGCAGTGCTCGCTGCCAGCCGATGCCTGGACGTCATCCGTGACGAACTCGGGTCCTTGGACGCGGTCAAGCGTATCGTCCGGATCGGAGGGTATGTCTCAGCAGGGGAAGGATTCGTCGATGCGCCCGCCGTGGTCGATGGTGCGTCCCGGCTCGCCCTCGATGTCCTTGGAGAAAAAGGGCACCATGCGCGGTTGGCAATGGGAGTAGCCTCGCTGCCGCTGGGTGCATGCGTCGAGATTGAAATGACTGTCCAGTGCTAA